The stretch of DNA CAACGAAATGGCCACCGCAGGTTAGCCTTTTCCTCAGAAATAATGTGGTTGCGTACCGGCAGCATATTGTTCATATTTCAGACAATAAAAACATGCCGCTTACGGCAATACTTTGTATCTCTGAGGAATAATAATGGCTAACGTTTTTCCTGCGCTCGTCGTACTTCCCGTACTTCTTCTCACCGCCTGTGCCAACAATAACGCCGGCAGACTGCAGGTCAAAGGCCAGCCGCTGACCAGCGATCCAGCCTATGTTTTGCAGCACCTTATCCCGATGCTGCCTATCACCAGCGGCTGCCGGGACAAACCAGAATCCGTCTCCGTAGACCTGGTCAGTAAATCGGATGATATCCGCACTAATGCCGCCGGAACGGCGCTGATTTCAGGTTCAGCGAAAGAAGCCTGGAAGTTTGACGCCTGCGGCCGCACAATCCCAATGTACGTGACCTACGCATTCTTCCCTGACGGCAAAACGGCTTACAAATTCGCCGCAAAATAGCCTGCCGATAAGCCGCGCCAGATCGCAAAAGCCGCCTTCAATTTGCGATGGCGGCGAAATCATCTTGCCAGAGGAAGCACGCATAGTTAGGATTGCTAATCATTATCATTTAGATTACTTCTTGACGAGAGTATGGCGCTTCAATCCCTTCAGCTCAGCGACGACAGCGGGTGTTTTGTGCTCCCCTGGTCTCCGGCGGCGCGTCCGCTGGCCGATTCTCTGCGGGAACATTTCGCCACCCACCGGCCTTACTTCAACGACATCATCAAATTAAACGAGCCCGTGCCTGCCTCAGCGATGACGCTAAGCGAGTGGCGAAAACCTGCCGTGCTGACTTCACTGATGGCGGCCTACGGCGACCATATTTATCGTAACCAGCCTCAACTTTCCCGCGAGCACAAGCCGCTGAAGTCCCTGTGGGCGCAGTGGTACATTGGCCTGCTGGTGCCGCCGATGATGATGGCCTTGCTGACCCAACCTAAAGCGCTGAACATTGCTCCCCAACACATGCGCGTTGAGTTCCATGCCACGGGGCGAGCCAAATGCTTCTGGATTAACGTGGAAGAAGACAGCCAAGCAACCGAGCTACCGCTACGCCTGCGCCTGGAACAGTTCATTACCCACGGCCTGATGCCCGTTGTAGCGGCGTTGGAAGCCAGCGAAGACATCAACGCCCGGCTTATCTGGAGCAACACCGGCTACCTGGTGAACTGGTTCTTCGGCGAGCTGAAACCGCGGCTGGATGAACAGAGCCTGGCGGCGTTGGTGAATGCCTGTTTCTTTGAAAAGCAGCTCTCATGCGGCAGGGAAAACCCGCTTTACCGCACCGCGATCCCACGTGATGGCGTTTTGGTTCGCCGCACCTGCTGCCAGCGCTACAAGCTGCCCGACGTCCAACGCTGCGGCGACTGTACTCTGAAATAGCAAACGGCGGGTTTCCCCGCCGTTCGTTCTCTCTATCTAAGCTATTAAGCCAGCTGTTGGTTTCCTTCCTCGCTCGCTCTTTGCGCCTCTTCTTTCTCCTGTTCCAGCAGCTGCTTCTCGTACACTTTGAAGAACGGGAAGTAGATGATCGACGATACGCAGGCCAGCAGAATCACCAGAATCGCCGCACGGAAGTCCCAGCCCAGCGCCCAGGCAGCGCCGATAGGTGCCGGTGCCGTCCACGGCACAACGGAAATTACGCGGCCAATCAGATCCAGCTTCATCGCGCCCCAGGCCAGCACGGCGTTAACCATTGGCGCCAGCAGGAACGGAATGAAGAACACCGGGTTCATC from Cedecea neteri encodes:
- the fhuF gene encoding siderophore-iron reductase FhuF; translation: MALQSLQLSDDSGCFVLPWSPAARPLADSLREHFATHRPYFNDIIKLNEPVPASAMTLSEWRKPAVLTSLMAAYGDHIYRNQPQLSREHKPLKSLWAQWYIGLLVPPMMMALLTQPKALNIAPQHMRVEFHATGRAKCFWINVEEDSQATELPLRLRLEQFITHGLMPVVAALEASEDINARLIWSNTGYLVNWFFGELKPRLDEQSLAALVNACFFEKQLSCGRENPLYRTAIPRDGVLVRRTCCQRYKLPDVQRCGDCTLK